One Panicum virgatum strain AP13 chromosome 3N, P.virgatum_v5, whole genome shotgun sequence DNA segment encodes these proteins:
- the LOC120663934 gene encoding glycosyltransferase BC10-like isoform X2 — MEDDMKEARQWQHRAFQWGMLKVFLLLGLGLTVAGMLMARHGHAAAVKLFRPWLGGGASPAAAAANTVAAEGLDHSMTDEDLLWRASFRPGVRRYPFRRVPKLAFMFLTRGPLPLAPLWERFFRGNEGRYSIYVHALPSYRTNFTSESVFYRRQIPSAGAWIPGLQSTCPPLPLQLVILIAQLSSTQAKSDRLEHDKHPLAFQNRCF; from the exons ATGGAGGACGACATGAAGGAGGCGAGGCAGTGGCAGCATAGAGCGTTCCAGTGGGGGATGCTCAAGGTGTTCCTGCTGCTCGGCCTGGGGCTGACCGTGGCTGGCATGCTCATGGCGCGGCacgggcacgcggcggcggttAAGCTGTTCCGGCCATGGCTTGGAGGCGGAGCCtcccctgctgccgctgccgccaacACTGTGGCGGCGGAGGGACTGGATCACTCGATGACGGACGAGGACCTGCTCTGGCGTGCGTCGTTCCGCCCGGGGGTGCGGCGGTACCCATTCCGGCGTGTGCCCAAGCTGGCCTTCATGTTCCTCACGCGCGGCCCGCTGCCGCTGGCGCCGCTCTGGGAGCGCTTCTTCCGGGGGAACGAGGGCCGCTACTCCATCTACGTCCACGCGCTGCCGTCCTACCGGACCAACTTCACCTCCGAATCCGTCTTCTATCGACGCCAAATCCCCA GTGCCGGAGCTTGGATCCCTGGCTTGCAGTCCACCTgcccgcccctgcccctgcaGCTCGTCATCTTGATCGCGCAGCTCTCATCCACCCAGGCGAAATCAGATCGCCTGGAGCATGACAAGCACCCGCTGGCCTTCCAGAATAG GTGTTTCTGA
- the LOC120663934 gene encoding glycosyltransferase BC10-like isoform X1, producing MEDDMKEARQWQHRAFQWGMLKVFLLLGLGLTVAGMLMARHGHAAAVKLFRPWLGGGASPAAAAANTVAAEGLDHSMTDEDLLWRASFRPGVRRYPFRRVPKLAFMFLTRGPLPLAPLWERFFRGNEGRYSIYVHALPSYRTNFTSESVFYRRQIPSAGAWIPGLQSTCPPLPLQLVILIAQLSSTQAKSDRLEHDKHPLAFQNRQVSPVMMHQELSSLP from the exons ATGGAGGACGACATGAAGGAGGCGAGGCAGTGGCAGCATAGAGCGTTCCAGTGGGGGATGCTCAAGGTGTTCCTGCTGCTCGGCCTGGGGCTGACCGTGGCTGGCATGCTCATGGCGCGGCacgggcacgcggcggcggttAAGCTGTTCCGGCCATGGCTTGGAGGCGGAGCCtcccctgctgccgctgccgccaacACTGTGGCGGCGGAGGGACTGGATCACTCGATGACGGACGAGGACCTGCTCTGGCGTGCGTCGTTCCGCCCGGGGGTGCGGCGGTACCCATTCCGGCGTGTGCCCAAGCTGGCCTTCATGTTCCTCACGCGCGGCCCGCTGCCGCTGGCGCCGCTCTGGGAGCGCTTCTTCCGGGGGAACGAGGGCCGCTACTCCATCTACGTCCACGCGCTGCCGTCCTACCGGACCAACTTCACCTCCGAATCCGTCTTCTATCGACGCCAAATCCCCA GTGCCGGAGCTTGGATCCCTGGCTTGCAGTCCACCTgcccgcccctgcccctgcaGCTCGTCATCTTGATCGCGCAGCTCTCATCCACCCAGGCGAAATCAGATCGCCTGGAGCATGACAAGCACCCGCTGGCCTTCCAGAATAG